GTATACGGTCGAGGCGCCGACGCCGCCGCGCAGGCGGCCCTGGACGAATTCAGGCATCTCGAGCGGCTGCTCAACCCGTACGACGAGGGCAGCGAACTTGCGGCTATAAACCGTAGCGCCGGCAAAGGCCCCGTCAAGGTGAGCCCGGAGACTTTTGAGGTCATCGAACAGGCGGTCCGGTTCGCCGAATCGAGCGGCGGCGCGTTCGACCCGACGGTCCTGCCGCTCGTCAAGGCGTGGGGGTTCTCCGGGACGCCCCGCGTGCCCGCAAGAGAGGAACTCGCCACCGCGCGGGCGCTCGTGGACTACCGGTCGGTGGCCCTCGACAAGGCCAGTATGACGGTCGGCCTGCTCAGGAACGGCATGGGACTCGACCTCGGCGCGATCGCCAAGGGTTATGCGACGGACCGCGCGGTGGCCGTGCTGCGCGCGAGGGGCGTGAAATCCGCGCTCATCGACGCCGGTGGAAACGTATTCGCGCTGGGTAGAAAACCCCTGGGCTTCCGGCGTTCGTCCGAGTGGGTGGTTGGGATTCAGCATCCGAGGCAGTCGAGTGAATACCTGGCGAGGATCAGGCTCGAGAACGAGACAGCCGTGACATCGGGGGATTACCAGAGATACTTCGAGGCAGATGGCGTCAGGTATCACCACATCATCGACCCGAGGACGGGCTATCCCGCGAGGGGGTTAACCAGCGTCACCGTGGTCGGTGCGTCTTCGACCGCCGCAGACGCGCTGTCGACGACCGTGTTCGTCCTGGGCGAGCGGCCGGGTGCCGAATTCCTGGGGAGAATGGCGGGATTCGGTGCGGTGCTCGTCACCGAGGGCGGTGGTATTACCGTGACCGGCAATCTGGAATCGAAGACGGAGGCGATAACGCCGCCGTAGGCAACACGTGGCATAGTTGGGGATAATTGGGGGCATACCTACGACAGGAAAAGACACGGCACGAGCGAATAGCTAAAGGGATGAGCTAGGGCGGAGCATCTGTAACAACGATTGCGCTAGGGGGCGAAGAGATGCGGCGGGACAGGAACCCTTGGATCCTGTTGTTGGTGCTTCTTTTCGGAGCCATTGCCGGCAGCGCCGTTGGGCACATCTTGTCGAAGTACGTGCCGCTGCTCGGCCACTCCGTGGGTGGGGGCCTGGAGCCGCCGGTAACCCTGGACATGGTAGTGCTCACGTTGACGTTCGGCGTGAAGCTCGCACTGAACATTGGCACCGCCATCGGTGTAATCCTCGCGATGATGCTGTACTTCGGCCGTCGCTGATCTCGAAGGGTGGCATCACTTGCCGGAGACTGTACTCGCTTCGACTTCACCCAGGAGGGCGGAGCTCCTCAGGCAGATAGGGCTCGACTTCACCGTTTTGCCGGGTGACGCGGACGAGACTGCCGGGAACGCGGGCGACCCCGCCAAAACTGCGGAGTCGCTGGCCTTGCGTAAAGCGCGGTCGGTGGCGGAGAAACTCCGGCGTGGACTCGTGATCGGCGCCGACACGATCGTGGAGGTCGATGGCGAGACCCTGGGCAAGCCGGGAGACCCCGGCGATGCGCGCCGCATCCTGGGCAGACTGTCCGGAAGGGAACACCGGGTTATCACCGGGGTCGCCGTCATCGACGCGGGATCCGGACGGTTCGAGGTAGAGCACGAGACCACACGCGTGTGGTTCAGGCCGCTCGAACCGGACGAGATCGAGGCGTACGTTGAAACCGGCGAGCCGATAGACAAGGCCGGCGCTTACGGTATCCAGGGCCTGGGTTCGCTCCTCGTGGAGCGCATAGAGGGGTGCTACTTTAATGTCGTTGGGCTGCCCTTGCCGAGGCTTTCCAGAATGCTGAAGCGTTTCGGCCTTGATTTACTGCGGGGTAATCGTGCCGACTGTTCCGGCTCTTGCGGGCGGAGGGGCGCCGGTAAATGGCGGAACGGAGGCGTTTGTGGTTACGGGCAACCTGAGCATGAAAGACCTTCCCGCGAGCGAGCGGCCGAGGGAGAGGATAGCCGCGTCCGGGCCGGCCTCCCTCTCCAACGTCGAGCTCCTCGCGGTGATCCTCAGGACGGGGAATGAGGGCAAGACCGCCCTCGACCTCGCCTGGCGCCTGTTCAAGATCGCGCGAGACGCATCGGGTCCCGGAAGGGAACTGGTCTGGCTGGCCGGCGCCACGTGCGAGGAGATCCGCTCGGTGAGGGGAATCGGTTGCGCGAAAGCGGCCGAGGTAAAGGCCGCCATCGAGCTGGGGAAGCGGGCTGCGACAGGCGCGGCGCAGGGCAGGCCCGCGATCAGGTGCCCGTCCGACGTGGGCGGGCTGTTCGTGGGCGAGATGAAACACCTGGACCGGGAGCAATTTCACGCCGTACTCCTCAACACCAAGAATCAGGTGCTGGGGATCGAACTCGTGTCGGTGGGCAGCCTCAACGAGTCCATCGTCCACCCGCGCGAGATATTCAGGACGGCGGTGAGGAAGAGCGCCGCGGCGATAATACTGGTGCACAACCACCCCAGCGGCGATCCCAACCCGAGTCCGGAGGATGTCAACGTGACGCGCCGGATCGTCGAAGCGGGTCGAATCCTGGGGATCGAGGTCCTGGACCACGTCGTGATAGGCGAGGACCGGTTCGTAAGTCTACGGGAGGCCGGGGTCGGCTGGCCGGGATTCTAGGAAGGGGTATTGAGGATGTTCGATTTCATCTACAACTACTTCTCGCGGGACATGGGGATAGACCTGGGAACAGCCAATACCGTGGTACACGTCAAGGGTAGGGGGATCGTGATCCAGGAACCCTCCGTGGTCGCCCTCAACAGGGACACGCGGGAAGTGCTCGCGGTAGGTAACGAAGCAAAGCAGATGATAGGCCGGACGCCCGGCAACGTGATCGCCATCCGTCCCATGAAGGACGGCGTCATAGCCGACTTCGACGTTACGCAGACGATGCTCCGGTATTTCATCCGGAAGGCCAACCCGAGGGGGCTTTTCAAGCCGAGGATCGTGATATCGGTGCCGACCGGTGTCACCGAGGTGGAGCGGCGCGCCGTGATAGAGGCGTGCTACCAGGCCGGCGCGAGGGAAGCGTACCCGCTCGACGAGCCGAAGGCGGCCGCGATAGGCGCGGGCCTGCCGATCACGGAGCCCACCGGCAACATGATCGTGGACATCGGCGGGGGCACTTGCGAGGTTGCTGTGATATCGCTCCGCGGCATCGTCACCGCCCGGTCGATCAGGGTGGCCGGCGACGAGATGGACGAGGCCATCGTCAACTACGTCAAGAAGACGTACAATCTCCTCATAGGTGACCGCACTGCTGAGGAGGTCAAGATCAAGATCGGATCGGCCTATCCCGTAAACGACGACGAATCGATCGAGATCAGGGGCAGGGACCTCGTCACGGGACTTCCGAAGACGATGACAATGACGGCCGAGGAGACCCGCAAGGCGCTGTCGGAGCCCGTCGCGGCCATAATGGACGCGATCAGGGTTACACTCGAGAGGACACCGCCCGAGCTCGCCGCTGATATAATGGACAGGGGGATCGTCCTTGCGGGCGGAGGCTCGCTTCTGAGGGGCCTGGACAGGCTGATCTCGGAGGACACCGGTATGCCCGTGCACGTGGCGGAAGACCCGATGCTGTGCGTGGTCAGGGGAACCGCCAAGGCCCTGGAGGACGTGGAGACCCTGAGGCGGATAGCCACAAGCTCCAGGAGGCTGGGATAGAAAGGCGTGATGATCCCTGGACCGGCAGCTCAGGTTACGGAGGCTTGTCCTGGGGGCCCTCGTCGTCGTGTTCAGCATCGTCGTCACGAGCCTCACCTCGAGGGAGAGAGACCGCGCCAGCGGAATCGAGAACTTCGTAAACGACGTGATCGTCCCGATTCAAAGCACCGCTTCGCGGGTATCCGGCACCGTCCAGTCCGTGGGCTCCTGGTTCTCCAGCATCCAGCAGGTTAAAAGCGAAAACGAGCGCCTGGCGGCGAGAATAGGCGAGCTCGAGACCGTGCGCGCCCAGCTTGAGGAAGCCCTGAACGAGAACCGCAGGCTCAGGGATCTCGTGGGGTTCGCGCAACGGTCCTCGTTTTCTTTCGTTCCGGCCGAGGTTATCGGCCGCAATGCCGACAACTGGTTTTCCACGATAACGGTTAACCGCGGATCGCGTGACTCGGTTGAGAAGGATTGGCCGGTGGTCGGGAGCAAGGGCCTGTTGGGGCGCGTAATGAAGGTGACGCCGAGGACCGCGACGGTCATGCTCTTACTGGACCCGGACGCATCCGCCGGCGCAATGGTGGTGAGATCGCGCGACATGGGGCTCATCCTCGGCGGGCGGACGGACGGCCTCCTGAAGATGACGATGTTCTCGAGGGATGCCGATGTGAGGGAAGGCGACGTCGTCGTGTCGTCCGGCCTCGGAAGCGTGTTCCCAAAGGGTATTCTCATCGGTCACGTGGACACGGTTGACAGGGAGGAGTATGGGCTCATAAAGTCGGCTCTCGTACGCCCCGCTGCGGATTTTTCAAGGATCGAGGAGGTCCTGGTATTGCAGCCCCCGAGGGAGGAACGGCCCAGGTGAGGAAGTGGCCTTTCGTAGTGGTGGCCGCTTCGTGGCTCTGCCAGGCGGCCGTAGTGGCTGTCGTCAGCCCGCGCGGCGCGGTCCCCGACATCCCGCTCCTGGCGTCCCAGTTCGCCGCGTTACTCACCGACCCCTTGACGGGGGGGCTTGCCGGCTTAATTGCCGGCTTGCAGCAGGACCTCCTGGCCAGCCGGTACATTGGGCTCAACGCCCTGTCCAAAGCGGCCTGCGGGTTAATCGCCGGACTCGCGGGCAGGCGCGTCTACTGCGACAGGTTCGCTGTGCCGTTTTCCGTGGGGTTTGTCGCGACCTTGCTGTGCAACACCCTCGCGTTCATCATCCTCAGGCTGGCCGGAGCCGGAGTCTCGCTTTTCGACCGGATGCCGGTCATAGCGATGGCGTCGCTCTATAATGCCTTGCTTGGCCCCGTCGTGTTCGCCGCGATCGGTGGCGTCAGGGCGGCCAGGTCCGTGCTCAGGAGGCAGGTGTAGGCGTGCCCCAGGACGGGATCGGGGACCGGATGAAGAAGCGGCTGGCGGTGTTCTTCCTCCTGCTCGCGCTGGCTTTCGTTCTCATCGGCGTCCAGCTCGGAAGGCTCCAGATCGTCCTGGGGGACAAATACGAGGACCTCGCCAAGGGGAACAGGTTGAGGCTCGTGCCCATCACGGCCCCGCGAGGCGTGATCTACGACCGGAACGGCGAATTGCTCGCAGCCAGCCGTCCCGCGTTCTCCGTGTCGCTGCTGATTATGAACCCCGCGGAGACGGCCGAGAGCGTCAAGAGACTCGGCGCCATCCTGGGGATCGACCCCGCCAGGATCCGGTCGAAGATCAATGACCAGGCCGGGCGGCTATACGAGCCCGTCAAGATAATCGCCGACATCAGCGCCGAGACGTACACTACAATAGAAGAACACCGCGCCGACATGCCCGGCGTAGTGGTCGAGGCGGAGCCCGTGCGGGACTACCCGGGTGGAACGTTCGCCGCGCACGTCCTGGGGTACGTCCACGAGATCTCGAAAGAGCAGCTTGATTCGCCCAGGTACAAGGATTACCGGATGGGCGATACGATAGGCCAGTACGGTCTTGAGGCCGCGTTCGAGCGCGACCTGCGCGGGGAGAACGGCGGCAAGCAGGTTGAGGTCGACGCCAGGGGCCGGTTCAGCAAGATCCTGGGCAAGATCGACCCGAAGGCGGGAAACAACGTCCACCTCACTCTCGACGCCGGCCTGCAGCGGGCCGCCGAGAAGGCCCTCGATGACCAGATAGAGAAGCTGCGCAAGACGAACCCCAACGTCAGGGCGGGGGCCGTGGCCGTCATCGACGTGCGTAACGGCGAGGTACTCGCCATGGTCAGCCGCCCGGCGTTCGATCCGAACGACTTCTCGCACGGCATAACGCCCGACAAGCTCCAGGAGCTCTATAAGGTCAAGGCACTGAACAACCTGGCTATCGCGGGGCAGTACCCCCCGGGGTCATCGTTCAAAATGGTCACCGCCATCGCCGCGCTGGAAGAGAGCAAGGTAACCCCGTCCGAGCGCATCACCTGCGCCGGCCATCACTGGTTGATCCCCAGCCTGAACTGCTGGATCAAATCCGGCCACGGATCGGTCGACATCCTGGGGGCCATTCAGGGGTCGTGCAACGTCTTCTTCTACGAGATGGGCAGGCGCCTCGGTGTGGACCTCATAGCCAAGTACGGGAAACAGCTCGGCCTGGGGTCGCCCACGGGGGTGGATCTCCCGGGCGAGGCTACAGGCCTTCTTCCTACGACCGAATGGAAGCGCAAGGCCTACTCCCAGAAACTGGTGCGCGAACCCGAGGTCCTTCTGGCGGAGCACATGATGGCGGGGATGGGCCAGGTGTTCCACAGCTACACGCCGCTGCAGATGGCCAACTACGTGGCCACGATCGCCAACGGTGGGACGAGGTATAAGCCCCACTTCCTCGGGAAGGTCACCGATCTATCCGGGAATCTCGTTCGCGAGGCAACGCCGGAGGTTGCAGGGACCCTGAACGTGTCGAAGGCCACCCTGGACATCGTGCGGCACGGGATGTGGCTGGTGACGCAACCAGGCGGCACGGCGGCGGCGACGTTTGCGGGGATGAACGTCAGGTTGGCCGCGAAGACGGGCACGGCGGAGAACCCGCACGGTGACGATCATGCCTGGATGGTCGCGTACGGGCCGTTTGACAACGCGGAAATCGCCGTGGCGGTCATCCTCGAGCAGGGGGGGCACGGCGGCGCCAGCGCGGGACCCGTCGTGAGGGCCGTGTTCGAGGAGTATTTCCGGACTCAAAAGCCCGGGTCGGAAGCCACAGGCCCTTGAGCGCCAAAGCATGAGGTAGGGCGCGAGTTGCCTGGGGCGATCTGGAAATCAGTGGAGGATTTGATGGTCGCGGCTAGAATTCGACATTTGAATGGAGGCGGCTTTGAGAAGGTGCCGGAACCGGCCATGCGGCAAGACGTTGTGATCAAGGGAACGAGAAACGGGTTACTCGTCGTGCTGAACGATGAGGTGGACTTCGAAACGGCGAAGGCCTCGCTCATCGAGCGGCTGGGCGAGTCGGGCTCGTTCTTTCAGGGCGCCAACGTCACTCTGGACATCGGTTCGCGGAACGTAGGGGCCGCCGAACTGGTGGAGCTGGAATTGATGATGGACATGAGTCTCGGTGTTCACCTGGAGAAGGTCGTGCGGAACCAGTACCGCAGGACGCGTTCCGCGTCGGGGAGCGCGAACGGGAGCGGCGTCTTCGCCGGGGCTTCAGGCGGGGCCGGGACGGCGACGCGGGCCGCACCACGCGACGACGACAGGGCTGCTGTCGACTCCGCCTCGACAAGGCCGACGATGCTGGTGAAGAGGACCATCCGGTCCGGCCAGACTATCAGGTTCGACGGGAACGTCGTGGTGCTTGGGGACGCTAATCCGGGCTCCGAAATAGCGGCCAGGGGCGACATCGTGGTAGTTGGGTTCCTGCGGGGTGTGGCGCACGCGGGGGCCGGCGGGGACGAGAGCGCGATCGTGGCGGCATTGAGATTGGCGCCCACGCAGCTGCGCATTGCGGGAAGGATATCCAGGCCGCCCGAGGGACCATCGAACCCGACCCTGCCAGAGATCGCGCGGCTCCGCGGCGGGGTGATAGTCGTTGAAACGATGTCCTGGATCGCGGGGCTTTCCAGGGCTTCTTGCGGGGAGGAGTAGGCATGGGAGAGGCGTACGTGGTCACCTCCGGCAAGGGAGGGGTGGGCAAGACCACAGCCGTGGCGAACATCGGGACGGCGCTGGCGCTTATGGGCAACAAGGTTGTGATGATAGACGCGGACATCGGGCTCAGGAACCTGGACGTCGTGATGGGCCTCGAGCAGCGTATAGTATACGATCTGGTTGACGTGGTCGAGGGCTACTGCAGGCTCCGGAACGCCCTGATACGGGACAAGCGGGTCGAAGGGCTTTTCCTGCTGCCCGCCGCCCAGACCAAGGATAAGACCGC
This DNA window, taken from Bacillota bacterium, encodes the following:
- a CDS encoding FAD:protein FMN transferase; this encodes MRRVRLVGVLCVAVAAALALRGYLGTMQPVERSDILMDTFIRVRVYGRGADAAAQAALDEFRHLERLLNPYDEGSELAAINRSAGKGPVKVSPETFEVIEQAVRFAESSGGAFDPTVLPLVKAWGFSGTPRVPAREELATARALVDYRSVALDKASMTVGLLRNGMGLDLGAIAKGYATDRAVAVLRARGVKSALIDAGGNVFALGRKPLGFRRSSEWVVGIQHPRQSSEYLARIRLENETAVTSGDYQRYFEADGVRYHHIIDPRTGYPARGLTSVTVVGASSTAADALSTTVFVLGERPGAEFLGRMAGFGAVLVTEGGGITVTGNLESKTEAITPP
- a CDS encoding DUF4321 domain-containing protein; translation: MRRDRNPWILLLVLLFGAIAGSAVGHILSKYVPLLGHSVGGGLEPPVTLDMVVLTLTFGVKLALNIGTAIGVILAMMLYFGRR
- the radC gene encoding DNA repair protein RadC, with product MKDLPASERPRERIAASGPASLSNVELLAVILRTGNEGKTALDLAWRLFKIARDASGPGRELVWLAGATCEEIRSVRGIGCAKAAEVKAAIELGKRAATGAAQGRPAIRCPSDVGGLFVGEMKHLDREQFHAVLLNTKNQVLGIELVSVGSLNESIVHPREIFRTAVRKSAAAIILVHNHPSGDPNPSPEDVNVTRRIVEAGRILGIEVLDHVVIGEDRFVSLREAGVGWPGF
- a CDS encoding rod shape-determining protein, yielding MFDFIYNYFSRDMGIDLGTANTVVHVKGRGIVIQEPSVVALNRDTREVLAVGNEAKQMIGRTPGNVIAIRPMKDGVIADFDVTQTMLRYFIRKANPRGLFKPRIVISVPTGVTEVERRAVIEACYQAGAREAYPLDEPKAAAIGAGLPITEPTGNMIVDIGGGTCEVAVISLRGIVTARSIRVAGDEMDEAIVNYVKKTYNLLIGDRTAEEVKIKIGSAYPVNDDESIEIRGRDLVTGLPKTMTMTAEETRKALSEPVAAIMDAIRVTLERTPPELAADIMDRGIVLAGGGSLLRGLDRLISEDTGMPVHVAEDPMLCVVRGTAKALEDVETLRRIATSSRRLG
- the mreC gene encoding rod shape-determining protein MreC; the encoded protein is MFSIVVTSLTSRERDRASGIENFVNDVIVPIQSTASRVSGTVQSVGSWFSSIQQVKSENERLAARIGELETVRAQLEEALNENRRLRDLVGFAQRSSFSFVPAEVIGRNADNWFSTITVNRGSRDSVEKDWPVVGSKGLLGRVMKVTPRTATVMLLLDPDASAGAMVVRSRDMGLILGGRTDGLLKMTMFSRDADVREGDVVVSSGLGSVFPKGILIGHVDTVDREEYGLIKSALVRPAADFSRIEEVLVLQPPREERPR
- the mreD gene encoding rod shape-determining protein MreD, with the translated sequence MRKWPFVVVAASWLCQAAVVAVVSPRGAVPDIPLLASQFAALLTDPLTGGLAGLIAGLQQDLLASRYIGLNALSKAACGLIAGLAGRRVYCDRFAVPFSVGFVATLLCNTLAFIILRLAGAGVSLFDRMPVIAMASLYNALLGPVVFAAIGGVRAARSVLRRQV
- the mrdA gene encoding penicillin-binding protein 2 — protein: MPQDGIGDRMKKRLAVFFLLLALAFVLIGVQLGRLQIVLGDKYEDLAKGNRLRLVPITAPRGVIYDRNGELLAASRPAFSVSLLIMNPAETAESVKRLGAILGIDPARIRSKINDQAGRLYEPVKIIADISAETYTTIEEHRADMPGVVVEAEPVRDYPGGTFAAHVLGYVHEISKEQLDSPRYKDYRMGDTIGQYGLEAAFERDLRGENGGKQVEVDARGRFSKILGKIDPKAGNNVHLTLDAGLQRAAEKALDDQIEKLRKTNPNVRAGAVAVIDVRNGEVLAMVSRPAFDPNDFSHGITPDKLQELYKVKALNNLAIAGQYPPGSSFKMVTAIAALEESKVTPSERITCAGHHWLIPSLNCWIKSGHGSVDILGAIQGSCNVFFYEMGRRLGVDLIAKYGKQLGLGSPTGVDLPGEATGLLPTTEWKRKAYSQKLVREPEVLLAEHMMAGMGQVFHSYTPLQMANYVATIANGGTRYKPHFLGKVTDLSGNLVREATPEVAGTLNVSKATLDIVRHGMWLVTQPGGTAAATFAGMNVRLAAKTGTAENPHGDDHAWMVAYGPFDNAEIAVAVILEQGGHGGASAGPVVRAVFEEYFRTQKPGSEATGP
- the minC gene encoding septum site-determining protein MinC, which translates into the protein MPEPAMRQDVVIKGTRNGLLVVLNDEVDFETAKASLIERLGESGSFFQGANVTLDIGSRNVGAAELVELELMMDMSLGVHLEKVVRNQYRRTRSASGSANGSGVFAGASGGAGTATRAAPRDDDRAAVDSASTRPTMLVKRTIRSGQTIRFDGNVVVLGDANPGSEIAARGDIVVVGFLRGVAHAGAGGDESAIVAALRLAPTQLRIAGRISRPPEGPSNPTLPEIARLRGGVIVVETMSWIAGLSRASCGEE